GAatcttaaattaataatttataatacacataattttaaatattttttatttttaatataataaaataattattatttacaaaACTTTGATTTTCTCGAtgttttatttgtatatattaactCTGTAGTATTAGAAAATTtaacatgatttttttttaataatattaaatttctaTATTATAAATAAACATTGAAATACTTGAATTGATTGAGAAGAAGAAagttttacatatatatatatatatatatatatatatatatatatatatatatatatatatatgaactaaTACTCTCCACCACGCAACCTAGTTGAGGAAAGTAATTTTCCAAGTTGGAAAATTGACTATGGCATCCCATCATCATTTCTTTATTATTCATCAGGCAAAAAGGTCCAAATCAATGGAAAGAAATATGAGAGTGATAGAAAGAGGACAATGAAACATAGCAAATCTTTTCCAAACTTGGGGAACCTCCCTCTTATTGAAATTTCTAAGCAACtagaaaaaaatttgaaattttattagataattcagtaataatatatttttttataatttattaaaaaatatacatGAGTACATATGagtataaagaaaattaaaattttatataatggaTCCACATAAAAatctcttgaaaaaaaaaattaatgcgaGAATTAAAATATCTAGCCAAATTTGCGACTCATTATATAATCTTAAACAATTTTTACTcttttttttatacatattatgattaaataaaatttcaaatttattctTAATTTGAAATGTATAATTTGCTTGAATAGGTCAATAACGTTAAGGAATAatttattgaatttaaaattcatattacTCTTTTGAAAGATTATTAGTTTTTaggttaaaaaagaaaataaaaatattattaggtTAAATATATTCATGATCCAAAATACTATCTCATTATGGATGAACTTTGTCGTCCATTATCATTGATATAAGGTTTTGTACAAGTTTTTTGAAATATCGTAATTTATAGAgaaaggctttttttttttaaattaaattatggcgGCCTTTCTTTTTATATAAGTAATATGATATATTAACAATATTTTTATTACTTCAAAAGTTTGCTCCATTCATATAtgtattatatattattatagaTATAAATTGtagaattataatttatattttagacTAATTTTTGAAGcatgtataattatttttatttcttaattatttcatttatagttattttataaaattattaaatttataattcatAATACACATAAACTTTATatagttttaatttttatttctaatatattaaaataattattatttacaaaACTTCCATTAATAGTAATATGATTTCATTCTCGATGTTTTATTTGTATCCAGTAACTCAGTAATATTACAAAAACTAACATgatcttttattttttaataatattaaatttctagtattataaataaacattgaaataattaaattggttgagcagaaaaaagggttttttttttattaattttattataatagcctaaataatttttaatgaatttagaatatttacattattaaaattataaaatttcaaaattagaaattataatagaatttttaatgtaattaaaattattattaaaataatataaaatttttaatttatcttgatTACGAAATGAATTTATTAAGCCATAGATTTTGGTTTATATCATAAACTATTGTTGTTCAAAGATATCAGCTACAAATTAGCAATAAATCAGCAGCAAAGATTGGTCGCTAATCTTCACATGTCATATCACAATTAGCGACAATTTtagtataaaaatatttaattaatcttaattagaaattaaattcaTTTTGCGACAAATTTAGTTTTTAGCATAAACTCTTATTGTTAAAAGATATTAACAAATGATTAACAACAAATCAACgagaaatattcattgccaattttttatgtcatattaattaatttaaatttttagacatattaatttatttggtattaaataattaaatgagaTGTATAATCAATAATAAGAttgataatttattaaaaaataatgagaCACCATcgtattcattatgaattgtgagAAATCTTGataataaatatcaaaattataatttattaaaaaagaaaataatgagtAATCTATCaaatcataaaaatttaaaatattaaaaaaattataaaatattttcagtatactaatttataacatatcatactcttacaaaaatttaattatttcataaattatgaaatatgagttttatatataaaaaaaaaggagCAAATGCTCTTTAAATCACCTAATAAAACCTCATAGAAAAATATGAAGGTTGGAAAATTGAGTACGATATCGTATCAGCATTCTTCGAAAATCagggaaaaaataaattaaaatgcaaaGGACCAAGTCAATGGAGAGAAATATGGGTGTGGCAGTCGAGAAGGAAGACCATTAAACGTAGCAAAAATTTTCCAAATTGTGGGATCTACCTCTAATTGAAATTTCTAAGCAACTAGGaaaaaattgaaaatgattagatatttgaaaataatattatttttttcattctcataaatataaaatttactttttataatttatcaaaatatatatatatatacatatatttatatacattacttttgattataattaaattaatctcaTATATGAAAGTATCacgtaattaatttaaaattttaatttaataatatattaaatatataaatatatattatataatttattaaatttaaatttcatattattcCTTTGAAAGATTAttagtttttttaattaaaaaagaaaataaaaatattattatgttAAATAAGCatgatttaatattattattatgttaAATAATTTAAAGTTTCGATCGCCACTGTCTGCAGGCTGATTTCTTCAATCCTCCTTGTATGTTGTTTGTTGGCCATTGTATATTGTATAGATTCTGTCCGTTCAAAACAAAGGAAACGAGGATACTCCCTTCAAAGCCCTACTCCGGCTTCTGCTAATCACGTTGGCAATGGCTGTTTCTGCCAACAGAATTCCTCTATCGTCACCTCCAATCTCATTTCCTATCTCACTCCAGTGAACCCATTTGTCGAACATGTTCGCGGTTCATGTGTATTGATCGGCGCTATCCGTTACCAGTGCTTGGTGCCTTCGGTTACTCAAAATGGTAAGTCTGTGAATGAATGTTTTTCCTTGAGGCTTGAGGTCCTCACTCTCATTCGGGAAAGGTGTTCATCAAAATGTGTTTGAGATAGAGCCTATTGACACTAGCTCTCGCTTGCTGTGCGTGATTTTAAGATTGGCGATGGTGCTCGAACAAATCACCATGAATTTTCAAGATGGGGTAATGGTGATGGAACTTTCCACAAATAAGCTTGTGTTGAACCTATTAAATTTGTAGAGAGTGCTGgtgaaattacaatttaattcattttaattcgggtttatataagtgattagattGCTTCACACATCAAAATGATTAGCCAAGTCAATATTGCAATCAACCACTTGTATATTGCCCTTTTACTTCATATTATTTCAAAGTGGAATTCCAACACTCCCCCCTCAAGTACAACCACATGGTTGTCACTTGATAATTagtttgtatttttatttttaacccaATACGGGCTCAATTATACACTCTTATGGGTGGCTAAAACTCACAATCCAGTCCGGGCTCTGATATCATGTTAAATTCAGGGAGAGTGCtggtaaaattataatttaattcattttaattcgagcttatataagtgattagattGCTTTACATATCAAAATGACTAGCCAAGTCAATATTGTAACCCAACCACTTATATATTACCCTTTTACTTCATATTATTTCAATGTGAGATTCCAACACATGTCCCAGCTGTCGATGCCATAGCCAAATATCAAATTTCCTTGTTTGATCCTCAGAACTGTCCACCGATAATGCTTGACGAAATTGATTTGAGCTTTGTGATTCCCAAGTCCATGTAATACAACTTCCCTCGTCTAGTACCATAACCAATCGTCCACCTTGTTTGGATGTCCTTAAACACACAACATTCAGGCCAAAAAAATCACAACACAAGATAAAACAGTGGTGatttgagaaacagacaaaagaTTATAATCCAAAAATGGGACAACTAGTACAAAGTCTAAGTTCAAATTATTCATGAGAGACAAGGACCCTTCTCCAATGACAGGTGCTGAGGAACCATTAGTGATAAACCcattttatatagatattttaggataattttgcatttattttgcctttctagtttagtaattttatgtttttaatgcttattttagttaatttgttaattttaatttcattatatttgattttcggaattttaatgttttttataggttttaacaaggtttaaaggcaaaaaggtccatatagaagaaattcaaagtgatttggaagcttaaagtagagtgaaaagtgaagaaaatttgCTTAAAGGAGAAGACTAGCCGAGACTTTCAAGGACCTCCACATGCCCCATGTTGAAGGTCATGTGAAGATAAGAGTTACCCAACataaatcaacatgaggcatgtaaattcacaCTGGGTCGTGTAAACAGAGACTTTGGAACAAAACACGCCGAAAGTTTCATGAGCTTCCACATGCCCCGTGTGACGGGTCgtgtaaatagagattttggaaaaaACACGCCGAGACTTTCAGGGACTCCCACATGCCCCGTGTAGCTGGTCATGCAGATCTAAAGACTCCTCCtctgaatcaacatgaggcatgtgaaaAAACAACTtcaatcaacatgaggcatgtgggatggtgctggcagatttgctaacatggaaaaattttctcttttcacaccttttacaTCTTTTGTCCTTATCCCTTTAGAGACTATTTTTAGGGCAACCCTTGAGGGGATATaaaagcatcatattctcatttttaccataaggagaaagagagagaaaaatcaaaaagAGAGAGGAAAGAGGAAATCACGCTATTTTTGGAGGAGAACATCTACAGAGTGACATTTTTCAGCTTACATTTTCAGAGATTTGGATCTtcttcttctgggttcttttatttttagtcttattttcatgttttcttgctctatttcatattttctacttgtaaatacaagcatgaatgagtagatacttaagatttcagagttgggtgtaatgatttaagttttatttgtggatttggactagttttaaccagattttagtatatataagttttgattcttatcttatgtgcttatttacataccaATTGTTGATACCCCTTTGGGTTTTATTTTTAATCTTAGATTGATggaccgagaggtgaaaatctatgatagataattaagataattaacttaatcacctagtgttagaaataaacaagtaggttaagaggaatttcaagttgattaaaatgcttaaagggttttgggtaattaaacatcgcatgagaatggggtttagtctcatttaaaacactctttagtttgcttgaaagagaaattaaaggaaatcagaatcaacttccttcaaacttatatttcccttaatcttggctttgcctatccaaatcccaataaaatttacttcatgaacctcaactctggaatcaatttttTGTAAATTAGTATAGtatttagaattttaattgcttaattcattataatttccttatttttccaatttaatttactgcatctcttactctatttttggcacaaattatcgatagctcaaataatcgtgacttttatagtttggtacttaaACAATAAATCTCTGTGGGACGATATCTTTACTTTACTACTTGAAAGACTCGTATACTTGCGGAATACGCAACCAactttttggcgccgttgccagggatttgttttgtttgatattagacgattgattgtttggttaatttgggcattttattttttattttaatttctcttttttatcattttactttgagattttcttattttgatttttcagGTACATATCTTTTATATGAAAAGAACAAAGAGTgcagaaattgatttaatttttgatcctgaGATTCAGAAGACAGctaaagctttaagagcagaatctaaaagAAGAAAAACTGAACTCAGAATTCAAAGACAGCAAGAGCAACATCAAGAGCAACAAGTGATAAAAACTATGGCAAACAACAATCGATCAAttaaggatcatgcttttcctaatTTTGGAGATTTTAGACCGAGTATTACAAGGCCTAAAGTGGAAGCAAACAACTTTGAGTTGAAGCCCTCACTTTGTCAAATGgttcaacaatcacaatttggcgGAGGTCCTACTGAGAGTTCACATGTGCACCTTGcacattttcttgaaattagtgACATGCTAAAGATAAATGGAGTGTTGGATGATGCCATCCAActgagattatttcctttttctttgaaggatcgTGCTAGGGAGTGGTTACATTCATTACCTCCGGGTTCAATAACTACTTGGGATGAGTTGTCACAAGCTTTCTTGACTCAATACTTTCCTCCTAGCAAGACtacaaaattgagaaatgaattaacTTCTTTTAGACCAAGGGATGATGAGAGTCTCTATGAAGCTTGAGAGAGATATAAGGATCTTCAAAGGAGATGTCCAGATCATGGAATCCCTAGATGGATGCTAGTTCAACTTTTCTACAATGGTGTTTCTCTAGTAATTAGAAgtataattgatgcatcttcaggaggtgatcttatggaaaagtcagaagatgaagcttattcagcattggataaaattgcttacaacaattatcaatggagctgtgaaagaaatgaaatgaagaaaCCACTAGTTGGTGTATATGAATTAGATGCCATGAGTatgttcaatgccaaatttgatgctttgACGAGAAAAATGGATAAGTTAAGCATGAAGGTTGACTCATCAATTGGAGGATCTAGTCATACAGAAGATGTTGGTACAGGAAATATACATTGTATCAATGGTTTTCCTTCCTATGGGCAAGAGTTTGGAAATGAGCAAGTTGATTTTGTTGGGAATTACAATCAGAAATCAGTTGGTAATCCTTTTTCTGCTACATATAATCTAGCATGGAGGAACCACCCTAACTTTTCTTGGCGAGGTCGACAAGAACAGCAATAGAATTGTTAACAACCTCCTAATTTTCAGCAACAACAGCAGAATTTTCAGCAAAATAGAGTACCACCTGGATTTACACCACAAAGGAATCAAAATGCACCTATTCCATAACCACCAATTCAGTCTTCAGACCAAGATTCAATTTTCAAGTCTATGATGGAGAATTTCTTAACTGCTCAACAGAAACAAGGAGAAATGATTCAACAATTAACTTCAAGAATAGATCAGCTTGCCACTCATAACAGGATGTTGGAAAACCAAATAACTCAACAAGCAAGCTCTCCAGCAAAGCACAaagaaacttccaagtcaaccagagaatcctagagaacattgcaaggcagtgatcctaaggagtgggaaaattgtgggagaggaaaagaagaaagaagataaAGACAAGAATGAATTCACTTCGAATCATGATGAAGTTAATGAGGAAGCAAACAAGAAAAAGGAAATTGAAAAAGAGGAAGAGGAAAAGTATGTGCCTCCAACACCATATAAGCCACCATTACCATATCCTcaaaggtttcagaaagcaaagCTAGATAAGCAGTTTGAAAATTTTTTGGAAGTTTTGAAGAAGTTATACATCAACATTCCATTTACAGATGCAATTTCTCAAATGCCCTCATATACTAAATTCCTAAAAGAAATTTTGTCAAACAAGAGGAGATTAGAAGATTATGAAACTGTGGCATTAACAGAGGAGTGTAGTGCTTTCTTACAGAATAAACTTCCACTAAAATTGAAGGATCCAGGAAGTTTCTCTATTCCTTGTCACATTGGGGATACTAGTATTGAAAAAACATTGTGTGATCTTGGAGCTAGTGTAAGCTTGATGCCACTCTCCATCTGTGAAAAGCTAAAGGTAGGAGATTTGAAGCCCACCACCATTTCTTTGCCACTAGCTGATAAATCTATCAAATATCCAGTGGGAATTTTGGAGAATGTACAAttgaaggttggaaaatttttTATTCCTGTGGATTTTGTGGTTCTTGAAATGGAAGAGGATATTCACATATCTATCATGTTGGGAAGGCCATTTTTACCCACAGCAGGGCCTATAATTGATGTAAAGAACGACAGATTGACATTAAAAGTTGGAGAAGAGGAGGTGGAATTTAATTTGAATCAGAATTTAAAGAAACATCATGGAGTTGATCCTTGTTTAAGGGTGGatgttattgatgagattgtggaaGCAGAATTTAAGGAAAAATATCCTGAGGACCCTTTGGAGAATTGTTTGGTACATAGTAGAACAACAAAGGATGAAAATCCTAAAGTTGAAGCTTTTGCTCAAATCTTGGAAGCTACTCAAGAAGTTGTAGGAGATCAAGTTTTGCAAGTTGAAGAATTGAAATATGAAGTTGCACAACCATCTTTACTAGATGAGAAGGACGCACCAAAGGTAGACCTCAAACCACTTCCATCTACATTAAGGTATACTTTTCTTGGACCTAATTCAACTTATCCTGTcattattaatgcaaatttgagtgatgtacaagttgaaaaattgctgaGAGAGTTAAGAGCACATAGGAAAGTCATTGGTTACACCATTGATGACATAAAAGGTATAAACCCTATCTTGTGCATGCATAGGATTCTTTTAGAAGATAATTTTAAGCCTACCGTAGAACATCAAAGAAGGTTAAATCCTAATATGAAAGAGGTGGTGAAGAAAGAAGTCTTGAAACTGCTTGAAGCTGGGATCATTTATCATATTTCTGATAGTAGTTGGGTAAGCCCAGTTCATGTGGTTCCTAAGAAAGGAGGTGTGACCGttgtaaaaaatgaaaataatgaattgatacctaCTAGAATTGTCACAGGGTGGAGGATGTGTATAGATTACAGGAAGCTCAATAGTGCTACTAGGAAAGACCATTTTCCCTTGCCTtttattgatcaaatgttagagaggttaGCAAAATATTCATATTTTTGTTATTTGGATGGGTATTCTGGTTTTTTCCAAATCCCAATACATCCTAGTGATCAAGAGAAAAGCACATTCACATGTCCATATGGCATATTTGCATATAGAAGGATGTCTTTGGCTTATGTAATGCAACAGCTACTTTTCAGCGGTGTATGATGgccattttctctgattttattgaggAAATTATGAAAGTTTTCATGGACGATTTTTCTGTATATGGTTTTTCTTTTGATAATTGTCTATCTAACCTCTCTAAAGTGCTTACAAGAtgtgaagaaactgattttgtgcTAAATTGGGAGAAATGTCATTTTATGGTGTAAGAAGGCATTGTGCTTAGACATTTGGTATCACATAGAGGAATTGAAGTGGACAAGGCCAAAGTAGAAGTGATTGAGAAGATGCCTCTACCAACTTCAGTGAAAGGAATTAGAAGTTTTCTTGGGCATGCTGGGTTCTACCGGCGATTTATAAAGGATTTTTCAAAAATTGCTAAACCTCTTACTAATTTGTTAAATCATGATGTTCCTTTTAATTTTGACCACGCTTGTTTTGATTCTTATAATAGGTTGAAGGAAGCTCTAACAATAGCCCCTATCATGCAACCTCCGGATTGGTCATTgccatttgaaattatgtgtgatgctagtgacTTTACTGTGGGAGCTGTACTTGGTCAGAAGAAAGAGAAGAGGTCTTATGCAATTTATTATGCCAACAAAACTTTAGATGATGCTCAAGTAAATTATGCCATCACTGAGAAAGAATTTTTAGCTGTGGTATTTGCTGTGGAAAAGTTCAGAGCATATTTGGTTGGATCGAAAGTGATTGTCTATACAGACCATGCAGCCATAAGATATTTGATGAATAAAAAAGAAACAAAGCCAAGACTGATAAGATGGGTTCTATTGCTACAggagtttgatttataaattaaagataaaaagggAGCTAAAAATATTGTGGCAAACCATCTATCAAGAATTAAGTATGAAAGTAAGGATGGAAATGAAGAGGAATTGCCAATTGATGACTTTTTCTCAACTAAGCAATTGCTAGTCATTGTTGCTGCATTGCCATGGTTTGCAGATTTTGTCAATTACCTGTCTTGTGGAGTTCTTCCACCAGATTTGAGCTATCAACTGAAAAAGAAATTTTTGCATGATGTGAAATTTTATACATGGGAGGATCCATTATTattcaagagatgtaatgatggcctAGTTAGAAGGTGCGTGCTTGAAGAGGAAATAGGAAACATTTTAGAACATTATCATTCTTCTGACTATGGAGGTCATTTTAGTGTGGATAAAATAGTGGGTAAAATACTTCAAGCTGGATTTTATCAGCCACACATGTTTAAAATTGTGAGAGAATTTATTTTGAGATATGATAGATGTCAAAGAGTGGGGAATATTTCAACGAAAAATGAAATGCCGCAACAAGGaattttggagattgagttatttgatgtttggggcatAGATTTTATGAGACCATTCCCATCATCTTTTGGGAATAGGTACATTTTGTTAGGTG
The Hevea brasiliensis isolate MT/VB/25A 57/8 chromosome 18, ASM3005281v1, whole genome shotgun sequence genome window above contains:
- the LOC131175918 gene encoding uncharacterized protein LOC131175918 produces the protein MKKPLVGVYELDAMSMFNAKFDALTRKMDKLSMKVDSSIGGSSHTEDVGTGNIHCINGFPSYGQEFGNEQVDFVGNYNQKSVEEKKKEDKDKNEFTSNHDEVNEEANKKKEIEKEEEEKYVPPTPYKPPLPYPQRFQKAKLDKQFENFLEVLKKLYINIPFTDAISQMPSYTKFLKEILSNKRRLEDYETVALTEECSAFLQNKLPLKLKDPGSFSIPCHIGDTSIEKTLCDLGASVSLMPLSICEKLKVGDLKPTTISLPLADKSIKYPVGILENVQLKVGKFFIPVDFVVLEMEEDIHISIMLGRPFLPTAGPIIDVKNDRLTLKVGEEEVEFNLNQNLKKHHGVDPCLRVDVIDEIVEAEFKEKYPEDPLENCLVHSRTTKDENPKVEAFAQILEATQEVVGDQVLQVEELKYEVAQPSLLDEKDAPKVDLKPLPSTLRYTFLGPNSTYPVIINANLSDVQVEKLLRELRAHRKVIGYTIDDIKGINPILCMHRILLEDNFKPTVEHQRRLNPNMKEVVKKEVLKLLEAGIIYHISDSSWVSPVHVVPKKGGVTVVKNENNELIPTRIVTGWRMCIDYRKLNSATRKDHFPLPFIDQMLERGIEVDKAKVEVIEKMPLPTSVKGIRSFLGHAGFYRRFIKDFSKIAKPLTNLLNHDVPFNFDHACFDSYNRLKEALTIAPIMQPPDWSLPFEIMCDASDFTVGAVLGQKKEKRSYAIYYANKTLDDAQVNYAITEKEFLAVVFAVEKFRAYLVGSKVIVYTDHAAIRYLMNKKETKPRLIRWVLLLQEFDL